Genomic DNA from Segatella copri:
AATCATTAAAAAAATATCGCATTTCATTTTTTATTCGTATCTTTGCTTATCTTAAACACAGAGGGGGCGCAAAGCCCCAATATAAATAATGTATAACTTAAAATCAAAAGAACCATGAGCAAATATTTTGCAGAATCAGAATTGATTATCAATGAAGACGGAAGCTGCTTCCACCTTCATCTTCGCCCGGAACAAGTGGCTGATAAAGTAATCCTCGTTGGCGACCCAGGTCGCGTAGCCCTCGTAGCCTCCCATTTCGATGAGAAGGAATGCGAAGTTTCAAGTCGGGAATTCCACGCCATCACCGGCACATATAAAGGCAAGCGAATCACTGTGCAGAGCACCGGAATAGGATGCGATAATATCGATATCGTAGTCAACGAGCTCGATGCGCTGAAGAACATCGATTTCAAAACCCGCACCGAGAAACCCGAGCACACCACGCTCACCCTCGTGCGCATCGGAACCTGCGGCGGCCTGCAGCTCAACTGCCCTGCTGGAACCTTCGTAGCCTCGCAGAAGAGCATCGGTTTCGACGGACTCATCAACTTCTATGCCCGTCGCAACGAAATCTGCGACCTCGAAACAGAGGCAGAATTCAAGCGCCAGGTAAAATGGAACGACCAGATTGGCAACCCATACTGTGTAGACAACAATCCGGAATTGCTCAACCAGATAGCCGGCGATGATATGGTTCGTGGAATCACCATAGCCTGTGGCGGTTTCTACGGTCCTCAGGGCCGCGAGCTCCGTGCCCCACTTGTCGACCCGGAACTTAATCAGAAGATTGAAGCATTCGAGTATAACGGTCTGCGCGTCAACAACTTCGAGATGGAGAGTTCAGCCCTCGCCGGTCTTTCCCTTCTCCTCGGTCATAAGGCATTAACCTGCTGCATGGTCATCGCTAACCGCCGTGCCCTCAGCGCCAACACCGGCTACAAGAGCACCATCGACAATCTCATCAAGGTTGTATTAGATAGAATTTAAACAATAAAAAAATGAATCAAGAAGAATGTATCTGCGCCCTGGCAACCCCAGCCGGCGGTGCTATCGGAATTATCCGACTCAGTGGCTCCGACGCCATTACCCTCACCGACAAAATCTTCCAGTCTGCCAACGGCAAATCCCTGGAAGAAGCCAAGCCCTACACTCTGCATTATGGCGAAATCAAGGATAAGGATGGCAACACCATCGATGATGTACTGGTGAGCGTGTTCC
This window encodes:
- a CDS encoding nucleoside phosphorylase encodes the protein MSKYFAESELIINEDGSCFHLHLRPEQVADKVILVGDPGRVALVASHFDEKECEVSSREFHAITGTYKGKRITVQSTGIGCDNIDIVVNELDALKNIDFKTRTEKPEHTTLTLVRIGTCGGLQLNCPAGTFVASQKSIGFDGLINFYARRNEICDLETEAEFKRQVKWNDQIGNPYCVDNNPELLNQIAGDDMVRGITIACGGFYGPQGRELRAPLVDPELNQKIEAFEYNGLRVNNFEMESSALAGLSLLLGHKALTCCMVIANRRALSANTGYKSTIDNLIKVVLDRI